One window of Mediterraneibacter butyricigenes genomic DNA carries:
- the rpsU gene encoding 30S ribosomal protein S21, giving the protein MSNVIVKENETLDSALRRFKRNCAKAGIQQEIRKREHYEKPSVRRKKKSEAARKRKYN; this is encoded by the coding sequence ATGTCAAATGTAATCGTAAAAGAAAACGAAACGTTGGACAGCGCTTTACGCAGATTTAAAAGAAATTGCGCAAAAGCTGGAATTCAGCAGGAGATTCGTAAGAGAGAACATTACGAAAAGCCAAGCGTAAGACGTAAAAAGAAATCTGAAGCTGCTAGAAAACGCAAGTATAACTAG
- the alaS gene encoding alanine--tRNA ligase encodes MQSYGVNELRKMFLKFFESKGHLAMKSFSLVPHNDKSLLLINSGMAPLKPYFTGQEIPPRRRVTTCQKCIRTGDIENVGKTARHGTFFEMLGNFSFGDYFKTEAIHWSWEFLTEVVGIDPDRLYPSIYEDDDEAFKIWNEEMGIPAERIFRFGKEDNFWEHGSGPCGPCSEIYYDRGEKYGCGKPGCTVGCDCDRYMEIWNNVFSQFNNDGHGNYTDLIQKNIDTGMGLERLACVVQDVDSMFDIDTIKALRDHVCRLADKSYGIDHETDVSLRVVTDHVRSVTFMISDGILPSNSGRGYVLRRLLRRACRHGKLLGIDGAFLVDLANTVIEGSKDGYPELEEKKEFIFNVIAKEEANFNKTIDQGLSILADMEAEMEKRGEKVLSGEDAFRLYDTYGFPIDLTSEILEEKGLTYDEEGFKKAQEEQKKKSEGSFGVHSMSGKDASVYDELDSTLETEFVGYDNLSYEAKVTALTTETEVVDALSDGEKGTIVVDKTPFYGTMGGQEGDAGVIRTADGEFTVETTIHLAGTKLGHIGYVSKGMIKIGDQVTLEVDAQKRALTERNHSATHLLQKALREVLGAHVEQAGSSVNEDRLRFDFTHFSALSQEELKQVEAIVNEKIMAGLPVVCKNMPIEEARKTGAQALFGEKYGDVVRVVNMGDFSIEFCGGTHVKNTGEIMALKIVSESGISAGVRRIEALTSKGLLKYYDKLEESLKEAAALVKATPDHLVEKISHTLAENKSLHSEVESLKSKMAKESMGDVTEQVEEVKGVKVLALKVDGADMNGLRDLGDQLKEKLGEGVVVLASGADGKVSLMATATDGAIKQGAHAGNLVKAIAGCVGGGGGGRPNMAQAGGKNPAGIDEALAKVKEVLEGQLK; translated from the coding sequence ATGCAATCCTATGGAGTAAACGAATTAAGAAAGATGTTCCTGAAATTTTTTGAGAGTAAAGGACATCTGGCAATGAAAAGTTTTTCACTGGTGCCGCACAATGACAAGAGTCTTTTGCTGATCAATTCAGGAATGGCTCCGCTGAAACCTTATTTTACGGGACAGGAGATTCCGCCGAGACGCAGAGTGACAACCTGTCAGAAATGTATCCGTACCGGAGATATCGAGAATGTAGGTAAGACAGCCCGCCACGGTACATTTTTTGAGATGCTTGGTAACTTCTCTTTCGGAGATTATTTTAAGACCGAAGCCATCCACTGGTCCTGGGAATTTCTGACAGAAGTAGTAGGCATCGATCCGGATCGTCTGTATCCGTCCATTTATGAGGATGATGATGAGGCGTTCAAGATCTGGAATGAAGAGATGGGAATTCCGGCAGAGAGAATCTTCCGTTTCGGAAAAGAAGATAACTTCTGGGAGCACGGTTCAGGCCCTTGCGGACCTTGTTCTGAGATTTATTATGACCGCGGAGAGAAATACGGCTGCGGAAAACCAGGATGTACAGTCGGCTGTGACTGCGACCGTTACATGGAAATCTGGAACAACGTATTCAGCCAGTTCAACAACGACGGACATGGCAATTATACAGACCTGATCCAGAAGAACATTGATACAGGTATGGGACTGGAACGTCTGGCATGTGTGGTTCAGGATGTAGATTCCATGTTCGATATTGATACGATCAAAGCGCTGAGAGATCATGTCTGCCGTCTTGCAGACAAATCTTACGGAATCGACCATGAGACAGATGTGTCTCTTCGTGTGGTCACAGACCATGTACGTTCCGTAACCTTTATGATCTCCGACGGTATCCTTCCTTCCAACAGTGGTCGCGGATATGTCCTTCGTCGTCTCCTTCGCCGTGCATGCCGCCACGGAAAGCTTCTCGGAATCGACGGAGCATTCCTGGTAGATCTGGCCAATACCGTAATTGAGGGATCTAAGGACGGATATCCGGAACTGGAAGAAAAGAAAGAATTTATCTTTAACGTAATCGCAAAAGAAGAGGCCAACTTCAACAAGACCATTGATCAGGGACTTTCGATTCTGGCTGATATGGAAGCTGAGATGGAAAAACGTGGAGAAAAGGTTCTCTCAGGAGAGGATGCGTTCCGTCTGTACGATACTTACGGATTCCCGATTGATCTGACCAGTGAGATTCTGGAAGAAAAAGGTCTGACTTATGACGAGGAAGGCTTTAAAAAGGCACAGGAAGAACAGAAGAAGAAATCCGAAGGCTCTTTCGGCGTTCATTCCATGTCCGGAAAAGATGCTTCTGTATATGATGAACTGGATTCCACACTGGAAACAGAATTTGTAGGATATGACAATCTGTCTTATGAGGCGAAAGTAACTGCGTTGACTACAGAGACAGAAGTAGTCGATGCCCTTTCCGACGGGGAAAAAGGTACGATCGTTGTGGATAAAACACCGTTTTACGGAACGATGGGTGGACAGGAAGGCGATGCCGGTGTGATTCGGACAGCCGACGGAGAATTTACCGTAGAAACCACGATCCATCTGGCAGGAACCAAGTTGGGACATATCGGATACGTTTCAAAAGGTATGATCAAGATTGGAGATCAGGTAACTCTGGAAGTGGATGCACAGAAACGTGCCCTGACAGAGCGCAACCATTCTGCAACCCATCTGCTTCAGAAAGCACTGCGTGAAGTGCTGGGAGCACACGTAGAACAGGCCGGATCCAGTGTCAACGAAGACAGACTTCGTTTTGACTTTACACATTTCTCTGCACTGAGTCAGGAGGAACTGAAGCAGGTAGAGGCGATCGTCAATGAGAAGATCATGGCAGGACTTCCGGTTGTATGTAAGAACATGCCGATCGAGGAAGCAAGAAAGACAGGAGCACAGGCTCTGTTTGGTGAGAAATACGGGGATGTAGTCCGTGTCGTAAACATGGGAGACTTTTCCATTGAGTTCTGTGGTGGAACTCATGTAAAGAATACCGGAGAGATCATGGCATTGAAGATCGTGTCTGAATCCGGAATCTCAGCAGGTGTCAGACGTATTGAAGCACTGACATCCAAAGGACTCCTGAAATACTATGACAAACTGGAAGAGAGCCTGAAAGAAGCGGCAGCCCTTGTGAAAGCAACTCCGGATCATCTGGTAGAGAAGATTTCCCATACACTGGCAGAGAATAAGAGTCTGCACAGTGAGGTGGAAAGCTTAAAGAGCAAGATGGCAAAAGAGTCCATGGGTGATGTGACCGAGCAGGTAGAAGAAGTCAAAGGCGTAAAAGTACTTGCACTGAAAGTAGACGGTGCAGATATGAACGGACTGCGCGACCTGGGAGATCAGTTGAAAGAAAAACTGGGAGAAGGCGTTGTAGTTCTGGCTTCCGGAGCAGACGGTAAGGTCAGTCTGATGGCAACCGCAACAGACGGCGCAATCAAACAGGGTGCTCATGCCGGAAATCTTGTGAAGGCAATCGCAGGATGTGTCGGCGGTGGCGGTGGTGGTCGTCCGAACATGGCACAGGCAGGCGGAAAGAATCCGGCAGGAATTGACGAAGCGCTTGCAAAAGTGAAAGAAGTTCTGGAAGGACAGTTGAAATAA
- a CDS encoding homocysteine S-methyltransferase family protein, with translation MIREKLGKELLFFDGGMGTLLQAKGLAPGELPETWNLLHPEAIREIHQSYIEAGSDIVLTNTFGANALKFHDEGYQLKEIVDAAVSHVKQAAEDAGVDRKIYTALDVGPTGKLLKPMGDLEFETAYRAFREVMEYGEAAGADLIHIETMSDTYEMKAAVLAAKEGTDLPVFVTAIFDERGKLLTGADVPSVVAMLEGLRVDALGINCGLGPAQMMPILEQLREYTSLPIIVKPNAGLPKQKDGKTWYDVSPEEFAGCMKEIVSMGACVIGGCCGTTPDHIRKMAEECKDLSILVPQPKDRTIVSSYGQSVTLGVGSRIIGERINPTGKKRFKQALKENDMDYILNEAITQEERGAHILDVNVGLPDIDEPAVMEEVIQEIQAVTSLPLQIDTVDADAMERAMRIYNGKPMVNSVSGKKESMDMVFPLVKKYGGVVIGLTLDEGGIPATADGRVKIAEKIVAEAAKYGIQKKDIVIDVLTMTISSEAEGAIVTLEALRRVRWELGLNTVLGVSNISFGLPSRPVINSNFYTMAMYSGLSAGIINPSSEDMMRSFYAYHALMNLDENFGNYIERFSKVTQTIQTVSIDQGNGAAGGTAAAGGGSRTLQTAIEKGLKEEAREMTKALLETEKPLDIINQHLIPALDTVGKGFEKGTVFLPQLLMSAEAAKVAFAVIKDAMAGTDETEEAKEKVVLATVKGDIHDIGKNIVKVLLENYGFEVVDLGKDVPPEKIVETVKEQNIKLVGLSALMTTTVVSMEETIKQLKEAGLDCKVMVGGAVLNQEYADMIGADFYGKDAMQSVYYAQDLLLK, from the coding sequence ATGATAAGAGAAAAGTTAGGAAAAGAATTATTATTTTTTGACGGAGGAATGGGAACCCTGCTCCAGGCAAAGGGGCTGGCACCGGGAGAGTTGCCGGAGACCTGGAACCTGCTTCATCCGGAGGCAATCCGGGAGATTCACCAATCCTATATTGAGGCGGGAAGTGATATTGTACTGACCAATACATTCGGTGCAAATGCCCTGAAATTCCACGATGAAGGCTATCAGCTCAAAGAGATCGTGGATGCGGCGGTGTCTCATGTAAAACAGGCGGCAGAGGACGCAGGAGTTGACCGGAAGATTTATACAGCTCTCGATGTGGGCCCTACCGGAAAATTATTAAAGCCCATGGGAGATCTGGAATTTGAGACGGCTTACCGTGCCTTCCGCGAAGTGATGGAATATGGAGAAGCGGCAGGGGCAGATCTGATCCATATTGAGACCATGAGTGATACCTATGAGATGAAGGCGGCAGTTCTTGCGGCGAAAGAAGGTACAGATCTTCCGGTGTTCGTTACGGCGATTTTTGACGAAAGAGGAAAGCTTCTGACCGGTGCGGATGTTCCGTCCGTTGTTGCCATGCTGGAAGGCTTAAGAGTGGATGCTCTGGGAATCAACTGTGGACTGGGACCGGCACAGATGATGCCGATTCTGGAACAGTTAAGAGAATATACCTCCCTTCCGATTATCGTAAAACCAAATGCGGGACTTCCGAAACAGAAAGACGGAAAGACCTGGTATGACGTATCACCGGAAGAATTTGCCGGATGTATGAAAGAAATCGTATCGATGGGAGCGTGTGTGATCGGCGGATGCTGTGGTACCACACCGGATCATATCCGAAAGATGGCAGAGGAGTGCAAAGATCTTTCCATTCTGGTACCCCAGCCAAAAGACCGGACCATCGTATCCTCTTACGGGCAGTCTGTCACACTGGGCGTGGGATCTAGGATCATCGGAGAACGGATCAATCCGACCGGAAAGAAACGGTTCAAGCAGGCGTTAAAAGAAAATGATATGGACTATATCCTGAACGAAGCAATTACCCAGGAAGAGCGGGGCGCACACATTCTGGATGTCAATGTAGGTCTTCCGGATATTGACGAACCGGCGGTGATGGAAGAAGTGATCCAGGAGATTCAGGCGGTGACCAGTCTTCCCCTTCAGATCGATACCGTAGATGCAGATGCGATGGAACGTGCCATGCGGATCTACAACGGAAAGCCGATGGTCAATTCGGTCAGTGGGAAGAAAGAATCCATGGATATGGTATTCCCTCTGGTGAAAAAATATGGCGGCGTTGTGATCGGGCTGACGCTGGATGAGGGAGGAATTCCTGCAACCGCAGACGGAAGAGTAAAGATTGCAGAGAAGATTGTGGCAGAGGCAGCAAAATACGGAATCCAGAAGAAGGATATCGTGATCGATGTTTTGACGATGACCATCAGCTCAGAGGCGGAAGGTGCGATCGTTACACTGGAAGCTCTGCGAAGAGTGCGGTGGGAACTGGGATTAAATACGGTTCTCGGTGTGTCCAATATCTCCTTTGGTCTGCCGAGCCGTCCGGTGATCAATTCCAATTTCTACACCATGGCGATGTACAGTGGGCTGAGCGCGGGAATCATCAATCCATCTTCCGAAGACATGATGCGTTCCTTCTATGCTTATCATGCACTGATGAATCTGGATGAGAACTTTGGAAACTATATCGAGCGGTTCTCTAAAGTAACTCAGACGATTCAGACGGTTTCCATTGACCAGGGGAACGGAGCAGCCGGTGGGACAGCCGCTGCGGGAGGCGGAAGCAGAACGCTTCAGACCGCTATCGAAAAGGGTCTGAAGGAAGAGGCAAGAGAGATGACAAAGGCACTTCTGGAGACAGAAAAGCCGCTGGATATCATCAATCAGCATCTGATCCCGGCACTGGATACCGTGGGCAAGGGATTCGAAAAAGGTACGGTCTTTCTTCCACAGCTTTTGATGAGTGCAGAGGCAGCAAAGGTTGCGTTTGCCGTGATCAAGGATGCTATGGCAGGAACCGATGAGACAGAAGAGGCAAAAGAAAAAGTTGTATTGGCAACCGTCAAAGGAGATATTCACGATATCGGAAAAAATATTGTGAAGGTTCTTCTGGAAAATTACGGATTTGAAGTGGTGGATCTTGGAAAAGACGTTCCGCCGGAGAAGATCGTAGAGACCGTGAAAGAACAGAACATTAAGCTGGTAGGCTTAAGTGCCCTGATGACGACAACCGTTGTCAGCATGGAAGAGACCATCAAACAGCTCAAAGAAGCAGGATTGGACTGCAAAGTCATGGTAGGAGGAGCGGTACTGAATCAGGAGTATGCGGATATGATCGGCGCAGATTTCTACGGAAAAGATGCCATGCAGTCTGTTTATTACGCACAGGATCTGCTGTTAAAATAA
- a CDS encoding 4Fe-4S dicluster domain-containing protein, whose amino-acid sequence MLRGLDTPIRAIRRQVFTEAAKLGLKANSETLLDDMEEIPYKIVNEDTEQYRESVYRSRAIVRERLRLAMGLSLRPEDKPIPLTAGVDASNISEKYYEPPLMQVIPSACDACEERGYEVSNMCRGCLAHPCMEVCPRGAISMVDGHSHIDQEKCIKCGKCKSACPYDAISKKERPCQAACGVGAIGSDRMGRAKIDNDKCVSCGMCMVNCPFGAISDKSQVFQLMRTLSEGGEIVAEIAPAFVGQFGDNITPRNIKAALQELGFKEVYEVALGADIGAIAEAHHYVEKVETGELPFLLTSCCPSWSMLAKKYFPDLIDQISQELTPMVATARTIKKEHPNARVVFIGPCAAKKLEASRRTVRSDVDFVVTYEELQAMFDAKEIDLTKYEAESSFHNATGAGRGYACAGGVAQAIENCVHEYYPDVDVHVEHAEGLAECKKTLMLAKAGRMNGCLIEGMGCPGGCIAGAGTNIPVEKAKKALANFVKNSSTPLPSKELAEIELK is encoded by the coding sequence ATGTTGAGAGGATTGGACACACCAATCAGAGCAATCAGAAGACAGGTATTTACAGAAGCAGCGAAACTTGGACTGAAAGCTAATTCAGAGACGCTTTTAGATGATATGGAAGAAATTCCTTATAAAATTGTAAATGAAGATACGGAACAGTATCGGGAAAGCGTATACCGTTCCAGAGCGATCGTCAGAGAACGACTGAGACTTGCAATGGGACTTTCCCTTCGTCCGGAGGATAAACCGATTCCGTTGACCGCAGGGGTGGATGCAAGTAATATTTCCGAGAAATATTATGAGCCGCCGCTTATGCAGGTGATTCCGTCAGCATGTGATGCATGTGAGGAAAGAGGATATGAAGTCAGCAATATGTGTCGTGGATGTCTGGCGCACCCGTGTATGGAGGTATGTCCGAGAGGCGCGATTTCCATGGTAGACGGACATTCCCATATTGATCAGGAAAAATGTATCAAATGCGGAAAGTGCAAATCGGCCTGTCCGTATGATGCAATTTCCAAAAAAGAGCGTCCGTGTCAGGCTGCCTGTGGCGTAGGAGCCATCGGAAGTGACAGGATGGGACGTGCAAAGATTGACAATGACAAATGTGTATCCTGTGGTATGTGTATGGTAAACTGCCCGTTCGGAGCAATTTCTGACAAATCCCAGGTATTCCAGTTGATGCGTACACTTTCCGAGGGTGGAGAGATTGTTGCAGAGATCGCACCGGCATTTGTCGGCCAGTTCGGAGACAACATCACCCCGAGAAATATCAAAGCGGCTTTACAGGAACTTGGATTCAAGGAAGTATATGAAGTAGCACTTGGAGCAGATATCGGAGCCATTGCTGAGGCTCATCACTATGTAGAGAAGGTTGAGACAGGAGAGTTACCGTTCCTGCTGACTTCCTGCTGCCCGTCCTGGTCCATGCTGGCAAAGAAATATTTCCCGGATCTGATCGATCAGATCTCCCAGGAACTGACTCCGATGGTGGCAACTGCAAGAACCATCAAGAAAGAGCATCCGAATGCAAGAGTGGTATTTATCGGACCATGTGCAGCCAAGAAGCTGGAAGCTTCCAGAAGAACCGTTCGAAGCGATGTAGACTTCGTTGTAACCTATGAAGAGTTGCAGGCAATGTTCGATGCAAAAGAAATTGACCTGACCAAATATGAGGCAGAGTCCTCTTTCCATAATGCAACCGGAGCAGGCCGCGGTTATGCGTGTGCAGGCGGCGTGGCTCAGGCAATCGAGAACTGTGTACATGAGTATTATCCGGATGTGGATGTTCATGTGGAACATGCAGAGGGACTGGCTGAATGTAAGAAGACCCTGATGCTTGCGAAAGCAGGACGTATGAACGGATGCCTGATCGAAGGTATGGGATGTCCGGGAGGATGTATCGCCGGAGCAGGTACCAATATTCCGGTAGAGAAAGCAAAGAAAGCGCTGGCTAACTTTGTGAAGAATTCTTCCACACCACTTCCGTCAAAAGAACTGGCAGAGATCGAATTAAAATAA
- a CDS encoding vitamin B12 dependent-methionine synthase activation domain-containing protein, protein MESRIQEAIRYLGYGRNAVDQETLDMVSEAFLQLDQCAKKRSVCRIFQLEQMADDRFKIGKLDVKSKGLGKNLKGCSSVAVFGATLGIEVDRLIQRSSVRNMAKAVVVQACAAAYLEEYCDQIQEELRREKEKEALYLRPRFSPGYGDFSIEYQRPIVQMLDAAKKIGLTLTDSCMMVPSKSVTAVIGISETSLPCHRQGCEICTKTDCLYRRNTA, encoded by the coding sequence ATGGAAAGCAGAATACAGGAGGCAATCCGGTATCTGGGCTATGGAAGAAACGCGGTAGATCAAGAAACGCTTGACATGGTTTCCGAAGCTTTTTTGCAGTTGGACCAATGCGCAAAGAAGCGTTCGGTCTGCCGCATTTTTCAGTTAGAGCAGATGGCGGATGACAGGTTTAAAATCGGAAAGCTGGATGTGAAAAGCAAAGGGCTTGGGAAGAATTTGAAGGGATGTTCTTCCGTGGCTGTTTTTGGGGCGACACTGGGAATTGAGGTGGATCGCCTGATCCAGAGAAGTTCTGTAAGGAATATGGCAAAGGCGGTTGTCGTACAGGCCTGTGCGGCGGCTTATCTGGAAGAATACTGTGATCAGATCCAGGAAGAACTGCGCCGGGAAAAAGAAAAGGAAGCTCTTTATCTGAGACCGAGATTCAGTCCCGGATACGGAGATTTTTCGATTGAGTATCAAAGACCGATCGTTCAGATGCTGGATGCAGCAAAGAAGATCGGACTGACACTGACGGACAGTTGTATGATGGTTCCGTCAAAATCAGTGACGGCGGTGATCGGGATCAGCGAAACATCTCTGCCGTGTCACAGACAGGGATGCGAGATTTGTACAAAGACAGATTGTCTATATAGAAGGAATACGGCATGA
- the gdhA gene encoding NADP-specific glutamate dehydrogenase — MSYVDEVIEAVVKKNPAEPEFHQAVKEVLESLRVVIEANEERYRKDALLERLVEPERQIKFRVPWVDDKGQVQVNTGYRVQFNSAIGPYKGGLRLHPSVNLGIIKFLGFEQIFKNSLTGLPIGGGKGGSDFDPKGKSDREVMAFCQSFMTELCKYIGADTDVPAGDIGTGAREIGYMFGQYKRIRGLYEGVLTGKGLTYGGSLARTEATGYGLLYLTEELLKLNGIELAGKTVAVSGSGNVAIYATEKAQQLGAKVVTVSDSTGWVYDPEGIDVAALKEIKEVNRARLTEYKKYRPNSEYHEGRGVWNVKVDIALPCATQNELHLEDAKALVANGCLAVCEGANMPTTLEATQYLQENGVIFAPGKAANAGGVATSALEMSQNSERLSWTFEEVDAKLKNIMINICHNMSDAAEKYGAKGNYVVGANIAGFEKVVDAMTAQGIC, encoded by the coding sequence ATGTCATATGTTGATGAGGTAATCGAAGCTGTCGTAAAGAAAAATCCGGCAGAGCCTGAATTCCATCAGGCAGTAAAAGAGGTACTGGAGTCTTTGAGAGTTGTAATCGAAGCAAACGAGGAAAGGTATCGTAAAGATGCATTGCTTGAAAGACTGGTTGAACCGGAAAGACAGATCAAATTCAGAGTACCGTGGGTAGATGATAAGGGACAGGTTCAGGTAAATACCGGATACCGTGTACAGTTTAACAGCGCAATCGGACCATACAAGGGAGGATTGAGACTTCATCCATCTGTAAACCTTGGTATTATCAAATTCCTTGGTTTTGAGCAGATTTTCAAAAACTCACTGACAGGTCTTCCGATCGGCGGAGGAAAAGGTGGTTCCGACTTCGATCCTAAGGGAAAATCAGACCGTGAGGTTATGGCATTCTGCCAGAGCTTTATGACAGAACTTTGCAAATATATTGGAGCAGATACAGATGTACCGGCCGGAGATATCGGAACAGGTGCAAGAGAGATCGGATATATGTTCGGTCAGTACAAGAGAATCAGAGGACTTTATGAAGGTGTTCTGACAGGTAAAGGATTAACTTATGGTGGATCCCTTGCAAGAACAGAAGCTACCGGATATGGTCTGCTGTATCTGACAGAAGAACTTCTGAAGCTGAACGGAATCGAACTTGCAGGAAAGACAGTTGCAGTTTCCGGATCCGGTAACGTTGCAATCTATGCAACAGAGAAGGCTCAGCAGTTGGGCGCTAAGGTTGTAACAGTCAGCGATTCTACCGGTTGGGTATATGATCCGGAAGGAATTGACGTTGCAGCACTGAAAGAGATCAAAGAAGTCAATCGTGCAAGACTGACAGAATACAAGAAATATCGTCCGAATTCAGAATATCATGAGGGACGTGGCGTATGGAATGTGAAAGTAGATATCGCTCTTCCATGTGCAACACAGAACGAACTGCACTTAGAGGATGCAAAGGCTCTGGTAGCAAACGGATGCCTGGCAGTCTGCGAAGGTGCAAACATGCCTACTACACTGGAAGCAACACAGTATCTGCAGGAGAATGGTGTAATCTTTGCACCTGGTAAAGCTGCAAATGCCGGTGGTGTTGCAACATCTGCACTGGAGATGTCCCAGAACAGCGAGCGTCTGAGCTGGACATTTGAAGAAGTAGATGCAAAACTGAAAAACATCATGATCAATATCTGCCATAACATGTCTGATGCAGCAGAGAAATACGGCGCAAAAGGCAACTACGTAGTAGGTGCTAACATTGCCGGATTCGAGAAAGTTGTAGATGCTATGACAGCTCAGGGAATCTGCTAA
- the metF gene encoding methylenetetrahydrofolate reductase [NAD(P)H]: MKISEKLNSGKINISLEVFPPKTSDTYDKVQDAVDKIGALKPAFISVTYGAGGGTSKNTLKIAKHIKDDLGVDSLAHLTCASSTKEEVREVIGRLKEAGIENILALRGDIPEGGSLPGDDSFKHASELVQEIKKHGDFCIGGACYPEGHVENAHKEDDIRYLKEKVDCGVDFLTTQMFFDNSIHYNFLYRIREAGITVPVLPGIMPVTNGRQMKRICQLSGTILPARFQAIVDRFGDNPAAMQQAGIAYATDQIIDLLANGIKNIHIYSMNKPEVAAAILNNLSEIVKC; the protein is encoded by the coding sequence ATGAAGATTTCAGAAAAATTAAACAGCGGGAAAATTAATATTTCTTTAGAGGTATTCCCACCAAAGACATCGGATACCTATGATAAGGTACAGGATGCAGTAGATAAGATCGGAGCATTAAAACCGGCATTTATCAGTGTGACTTACGGGGCAGGCGGCGGAACCAGCAAGAATACGCTTAAGATCGCCAAACACATCAAAGACGATCTGGGTGTGGACTCTCTGGCACATCTGACCTGTGCTTCTTCTACAAAAGAAGAGGTACGCGAGGTGATCGGACGGTTAAAGGAAGCAGGAATCGAAAATATTCTTGCTCTGCGCGGAGATATTCCGGAAGGCGGAAGCTTACCGGGAGATGATTCCTTCAAACATGCATCGGAACTGGTACAGGAGATCAAAAAGCATGGAGATTTCTGTATCGGAGGAGCATGCTATCCGGAAGGACACGTAGAAAATGCACATAAAGAGGATGACATCCGTTATCTGAAAGAAAAAGTGGACTGTGGAGTTGATTTCCTGACGACACAGATGTTCTTTGACAATTCCATCCACTATAATTTCCTTTACAGAATCCGGGAAGCGGGAATCACGGTTCCGGTACTTCCGGGAATTATGCCTGTAACCAACGGGCGCCAGATGAAGAGGATCTGTCAGCTTTCCGGAACCATTCTTCCGGCAAGATTTCAGGCAATCGTAGACCGCTTCGGGGACAATCCGGCGGCAATGCAGCAGGCAGGTATTGCATATGCGACAGATCAGATCATTGATCTCCTGGCAAATGGAATCAAGAATATCCATATTTATTCCATGAACAAACCGGAAGTTGCGGCAGCAATCCTGAACAACCTTTCAGAGATTGTGAAATGCTAA